DNA from Streptosporangiales bacterium:
CAGCCCGTCGGCATCCTGGATCTGCAGGTAGGGACCGTCGATCGCCTGCACGCCCGCGGCACGCGCCGCGGCGAGGATGCGCATCAACGGGTAGTGGTACGCGTCGCCGACGTCGTAGCCGGCGGGCTGCTCGCCCACGACCAGCGACCGCATGTTCATGCTCGCCATGAAGTCGGCCGGCCCGAAGATCACCGCCTCCACCCGCGGTGACGCGGCCGCGATCGCGTCCACGTCGGCGAGGCCCTTGGCGTCCTCGATCTGCGGCTCCACGCCGATGCTGCCTACCGGCAGCCCGTTCGCGCGCTCCACCTGGCTGAGCAGCAGGTCGAACGCGGTGACCTGGTCGGCCGAGCTGACCTTCGGCAGGATGAAGCCGTCCAGGTTCGCGCCCGCGCGCTCCACCACCTCGATGACGTCGCGGTAGGTCCACTGCGTGGTCCAGTCGTTCACCCGCACCATCCGGGTGCAGTCCCAGCCGCCGGCGGCGAGCGCCTCGCCGACGGTCTTGCGGGCCGCCTCCTTCGCGTCCGCGGCGACGGCGTCCTCCAGGTCGAGGAACATCTCGTCGACGGCCAGCGACTTGGACTTCTCGATCATGCGCTCGCTGCTGCCTGGCACGGCCAGGCAGCTGCGACGCGAGCGGTACGGACGACCCGGCACGAGCACACCTCCACGTGATCTCAGGCTGGCAGTGTAGGAGCTGAGTGACCCGATCCGTTGGTTCTGCGAGACTGGTCACATGGCCGACAGCTGCTGCACACCCGGCCGCGCGGACACCGGCCCGACGGCATCGGCGACCACCGCGCCGCCGCGACCGAGCAAGCGACGCAAGTCGCGCACGACGGCCGGCACGGTGCTGGTACCCGCAGGCACGTTCCTGATGGGCGGCGACGACGCGGACGCGAACCCGCACGACGGCGAAGGACCCGTGCGATGGGTGACCCTGCCGGCGTTCAGGATCGACACGTGCTCGGTCACCAACCGGCAGTTCGCGGCGTTCGTCAAGGACACCGGCTACGTCACGGAAGCCGAGCAGTTCGGCTGGTCGTTCGTCTTCGGCGGGCTGCTCCCCCGCGAGCTGCAGCAGGCGCAGCTGCCCTACCCGCAGGAGGCGCCGTGGTGGCGCGGCGTGGAGGGCGCGACCTGGCGCACGCCGGAGGGGCCGGACACCTCGCTCGACGGCCGCGACCAGCACCCGGTGGTGCACGTCTCCTGGCACGACGCCGCCGCGTACGCGGAGTGGGCAGGCAAGCGGCTACCCACCGAGGCGGAGTGGGAGTGCGCGGCGCGCGGCGGCCGCGAGCAGACCCGCTACCCGTGGGGCGACGAGCTGCGGCCGAAGGACCGCTGGCGGCTCAACATCTTCCAGGGCCAGTTCCCCACCCGCAACACCGTCGAGGACGGCCACCGCGGCACGGCGCCGGTGCAGGCGTTCACCGCGAACGACCTCGGCCTGTACAACGTGGTCGGCAACGTCTGGGAGTGGTGCGCGGACTGGTTCACCACCGAACACCCCGGCGACGCGGACGGCCCGCTGGACACCCCCACCGGGCCGGCGTCGGGCGAGGAGAAGGTGATGCGGGGCGGCTCGTACCTGTGCCACGACTCGTACTGCAACAGGTACCGGCTCGCCGCACGCACGAAGAACACCCCGGACTCGTCGTCGGGCAACCAGGGCTTCCGCTGCGCCCTCGACGCGTAGCCACCGGTCAGACGACGTTGCGCTCCGGGCGGGCCTGCGCGTGCGCGAACCTGCGCGCGTCCAGTGCGGACACGTCCACGGACGGTGTGCGGCCGAGCACCAGGTCGCGCATCACCTCACCGACCGCCGGTCCCTGCAGGAAGCCGTGCCCGGAGAAGCCGGTGGCGTAGAAGAACCCGCGCACCTGCTCGGCCTCCCCGACGAGCGCGTTGTGGTCCGGGCTCACCTCGTACAGCCCGGCCCACCGGTGCGCGACACCGACATCGGCCAGCCGCGGCGCACGGTGCGCGACGGCCTCCGCCAGCCGGGCCAGCCACCCGTCGTCGGGATGCACGTCGAAGCCGAACTCGTCGGCCGGGTCCGGCATCCCCATCAGCACCCCAGGCCCCTCCTGGTGGAAGTAGAAGCTGGTGCTGAAGTCGATGGTGAACGGCAGCCGCGGCAGCAGGTCTGGCACCGGCTCGGTGACCACGATCTGCCGGCGCAGCGGGCGCACCGGCAGCTCCACGCCGGCCATCTCGCCCAGCGCCGCCGACCACGCGCCCGCCGCGCACACGACCGCGTCGGCCGCGATTGCACCCTGCGATGTGCTGATCCCGGTGACCCGGCCGTCCGTGACCACGACGTCGGTGACCGCGCAGTGCCGTCTCACCACGGCGCCGTGGGCGCGGGCGGCGTTCGCGTACCCCTGCACCACGGACTCCGGCGTGCAGTGCCCGTCGCGCGGCGAGAACGCGGCAGCGACCAGCCCGTCGGTGACGATGTACGGCGACAGCTCGGCCGCCTCGCGTACTTCCAGCAACCGGCTCGGCACCCCGAACTCGTGCTGCAGCGCGATGCTCTGCTCGAACGCG
Protein-coding regions in this window:
- a CDS encoding CoA ester lyase; this encodes MPGRPYRSRRSCLAVPGSSERMIEKSKSLAVDEMFLDLEDAVAADAKEAARKTVGEALAAGGWDCTRMVRVNDWTTQWTYRDVIEVVERAGANLDGFILPKVSSADQVTAFDLLLSQVERANGLPVGSIGVEPQIEDAKGLADVDAIAAASPRVEAVIFGPADFMASMNMRSLVVGEQPAGYDVGDAYHYPLMRILAAARAAGVQAIDGPYLQIQDADGLRRVAGRSAALGFDGKWVLHPNQVDVVNELYSPSQADYDHAELVLEAYEWHTSAAGGHRGAVMLGDEMIDEASRKMALVIAAKGRAAGMVRTSTFTPPSAKGQR
- a CDS encoding SUMF1/EgtB/PvdO family nonheme iron enzyme → MADSCCTPGRADTGPTASATTAPPRPSKRRKSRTTAGTVLVPAGTFLMGGDDADANPHDGEGPVRWVTLPAFRIDTCSVTNRQFAAFVKDTGYVTEAEQFGWSFVFGGLLPRELQQAQLPYPQEAPWWRGVEGATWRTPEGPDTSLDGRDQHPVVHVSWHDAAAYAEWAGKRLPTEAEWECAARGGREQTRYPWGDELRPKDRWRLNIFQGQFPTRNTVEDGHRGTAPVQAFTANDLGLYNVVGNVWEWCADWFTTEHPGDADGPLDTPTGPASGEEKVMRGGSYLCHDSYCNRYRLAARTKNTPDSSSGNQGFRCALDA
- a CDS encoding FAD-dependent oxidoreductase — protein: MSASGLPERADVVVVGGGVVGVSTAFHLAEAGADVVLVERDELASGSTSRAAGGVRAQFSDPVNIQLGLRSLDAFERFAERPGGEIDLAQHGYLFLLDDQADVAAFEQSIALQHEFGVPSRLLEVREAAELSPYIVTDGLVAAAFSPRDGHCTPESVVQGYANAARAHGAVVRRHCAVTDVVVTDGRVTGISTSQGAIAADAVVCAAGAWSAALGEMAGVELPVRPLRRQIVVTEPVPDLLPRLPFTIDFSTSFYFHQEGPGVLMGMPDPADEFGFDVHPDDGWLARLAEAVAHRAPRLADVGVAHRWAGLYEVSPDHNALVGEAEQVRGFFYATGFSGHGFLQGPAVGEVMRDLVLGRTPSVDVSALDARRFAHAQARPERNVV